Within Halostella limicola, the genomic segment CATTCCCATTGAGGACGATCAGTGGGAAGTCATCATCCAAGGCGTTCACGGCGATACCGCACCAACCGAACCGGGGTCCTTCACGAAATTCGTGGACAGTCTTCCAGTCGCAGAGCCTGGTCAACTGGTGACAGAGCAATCGTGGCGGAGCGATACGATCGATCACTATCCGTATCCGTCGAGTCGCCGGCATCGGTACGAGACCCTCGATCGGTTTCCAGAGGGGTTAGTGGTGACTGGGGACGCGATTGCGAGCTTCAATCCCATCTACGGACAGGGGATGTCAGTAGCAGCGCTGGATGCGGTAGAACTTCACCACGCCCTCAAACCCGGGATTGACGGTGTCGCTAGCCGGTTTTTCGACCGCGCGGCGACTGTCGTCGATGCAGTGTGGCGGATGGCTGTCGGCGCCGACTTCGGATTCCCGCAGACAACAGGCCCCAAGCCGAGGGGCGCCGATTTGTCGAACTGGTACTTCGAGCGGTTGCTTCGGCGATCCCACACTGATCCGACCCTGAGTGAGGCGTTCATGCGGGTGATGCGGCTTGAGCAACCGCCGGCCACACTACTGAAGCCGGGTATTGCACGGCGAGTGCTCCAGCCTACGCCAGGGACGTCCGAGTTGATGCCCCGTCTCAAGACGCTGGCAGGACGAGGGATATAGTTCTGTGAGGGCAACCGTCAACCGCAGGTGGTCGCTCTCGTCTCCACTGATGTAGATTACGTCAACCCCGACGCCCGCTTCTACGAGGGCGTGCTCGTCGCAACCCTCGCCCGAGCAGTGGATCGTCTCGCCAACCTCGACACGTATTTCCTTGAGAGCAGCCTCTTAGTCGTCAGCGAACTGGTTTTTAAGGGGCTGCTGAGTACTACGCCGTTCGTTCGACGACTTCACCAAAAGCAACGTTATCTCGGACGTGGGAGATCTCAATAGAAACACGTTCGCCTAGTTCCGTCTCAGGGACGATGACAACATAGCCACGTTCAATGCGAGCGATCCCGTCTCCTTGGTCCCCAATATCTTCGATCTTGACTGTCCGTTGGTCCCCTTCTTCAACGGGTGGATCTTGAGTTTGCTGCTCTTGGACTACGTCTTCGATATTTGTTCCTTCCGCATCTGCTTGCCCTAATAGAGCTATCCGGTAGACTCCATTTGACTGAATAGTACCGAGAGAAATCTCTCGCTTCGGGATTTCGATGTGATAAGAATCACCCTTTTCTTTTACAGTAGCGCTG encodes:
- a CDS encoding TRAM domain-containing protein translates to MDISDSLLTLFSATVKEKGDSYHIEIPKREISLGTIQSNGVYRIALLGQADAEGTNIEDVVQEQQTQDPPVEEGDQRTVKIEDIGDQGDGIARIERGYVVIVPETELGERVSIEISHVRDNVAFGEVVERTA